Part of the Vulpes vulpes isolate BD-2025 chromosome 6, VulVul3, whole genome shotgun sequence genome, CTAGTTTCTTATGGCATCCCCTATGAACCTTTACATATATACACGTGTGACTCAATGATGTATTTTCAGCAACTTGCTTCAGAGTCACTCCAAAGCACCAAACTTGGTTTCCCTAAAGCACAATTTCATTATTGGGAATAAAAGAACTCAGATGTATCAAAGAGCAGCTTTCTGGCCACAAGCAGTTAGTTTTTCAGGAGCATCCTAAAAGAGCAATCCTTCCCTATCGCCACACTCCAGTAATGGATAAAGTCAACAAATGCTTACTGAAATAAACTGAAGAGTACCTGGATTTCTGATAATAAACACTGCTGGAAAATGTTAAATTTACTATTCATAGGAAACCCTTCTTctaattatttgaaagaaataaatatttcctatctATATAAAATTTGGTACATACCTTTATCCAATTccaacctgtttttaaaaaaatcaatataaagcTAAAAGTGAAAGATGGTTGCACTATGATCTTAATATACTCTAAAAGGCTAAGCTAAATTTGTCATAATTTTAGACTATACTGTTTCCCAAAAAGTCTACATAGCTTACACATATAAAAACAAagttcgggcagcccgggtggctcagcggtttggcgccaccttcagcccagggcgtgaccctggagacccaggatcgagtcctacatcgggctccccgcatggagcctgcttctccctctgcctgtctctctctctctctctctctctctctctctctctctgtgtctcttatgaataaataaataaaaatctttaaaaaaaagttcttctctGTTTAACATTCACCTCAACTATGAACCAAGGTTCCTATtttgtgtaagaaaaaataaGGTTGGAATCCATCTGTTACAGCAGGAAAACATGACTAAACATCAAGGAACTAGACTACTAGTTCCAGTTCCCCATACACTCACTGAATTACATTCTGTAACTTAACAACAAAATACAAGGAACTGGGTTGGGTTCTTATTAGTGAGGGCCTGGTTTCTTGTTATGGTTCATCATTTTCCATCATTTAATCACTTATATAAATTCTAGACAAACTACAACTTCACTGAATTTCAGTGTCTTGGAGACAGTAATATATGTTCTTTGTATCATTCAAAATTaatatgaagattaaattagaaatGTAAGGTCTGAAAAAGATTCTAAAGATCTACTTCAATATTcttcttttacaaatatataatagaGAAGTTAAATTATTTGCTTAATGTCACATTATTTTTTAGTATCTGGGATTACAAATCTAGATCTCTTAACACCTACATTGGTTTTTTTACACTATTATCTTCCTGCTTCTAAAGTAGTAAAAGACTTTTTGAAAATCACAACCAACCTATAACCTTCCTTGACTGGATTTTATGACAAAATTAAGCCCTTATGCCCCAAAGCATATAGTGCATGTGATGAATTAActtcttttctagaaatttagAGTGGAACTAATTATGTAGCATTcttgagaaaactgagaaaattgtCTCTCAAATCATTTTATGTGTTTCTGGTTGCAAAAGACAACATGATTATACTAATGGTACTATACTAAGACATTATTAACTGGCATGGCTCCAGCCTTCAAGATCTAAAATTTGAAACTCTTATTCAACTTTAAAAGCTTGCCTTCTTTACACATTACCTTCTCTGAAAGCCCTTTAACTGACTTTGTTGACTTTCATCTCCATTCTGTATAATCATCTATTGTTACATTCTGTATTGCAATTATTGTCTTTTAATCTTAACCGAATTGCATGAATATGACTTAAAAGGAAGACAGGCTAAGTACCACGGAGGTAtagaaaaaaactgatgaaattgaGAGGTCTCcataaaaaatgtgataaattttaaaaggcaaagatgaAGGAGTAGGGAGTAGGCAGGgacaggaaaaaaggaagaaaggacaacTTATGTGTTGGCagtgataaatatatttactcaAGTTTTAAGTCTTAAACCACAACAACATTCCTGGTCCTCTTAATTTCCTTTACCCTCTTTGCTTGAACCTGCTTCAACCACCATTCCCTTTTACTTTGCTATAAATAATCATTCATCACCCTTTAAATCTTTCTTCTTCCACCCAACACTACAAGCTGGTTCAACCCTTTCAACTTGGGTAGGTGACTCATACTCTAGTAAAGAGTAACAAAAAGTGCTAAGTGTTTGCAATACTGATGGAAAGGTAAACCACTTTCAAATTATATCAACAAAAGTTAAATATGAAACTTATttaatcaaaatatctttttatataaaatatagtctggggacacctgggtggtacagcggctgggcatctgcctctggcttggggcatgatcctggaatcccaggattgagtcccacattggggtccctgaatggagcctacttctccctctgcctgtgtctctgcctctctctctctcttctctcatgaataaataaataaaaataaaatttattttaaaaatgtagtctaTTGGCATAAATTACAAATGATCATTTCTCAAATTGAAAGTTTTGTTCAtgtctgaatttaaataaaaaatgtatcctAATAGGCTTCAGAagattctaaaatgaaaaaactgaCTTTTTTAATAAGTATAAATTTGAGATGGAAGAGAACATTCAAGAGTCACATCTCAttacaacaaatatttgctgcatTCAAAACAAGCTGagtatttttcttaacatttaaaattttactgttccacactttattttttttccatactttttcaaaaatttaaacaactttatttcaGTTTAAGTTTCACACTTTCCCATTCAATTGTTTTACAAATCTCATATTCCTGATGTTACTTTAGGTACAACTCCAATTATGGCCATCAAAATCTTTAATGAGAAATTACTtcagagttttaattttatagtataaACAAGGCATCCTATTtgtgctttgggaaaaaaaaatcttttacttatttattttaaaatatctcttgatttaagagagagagagagagagagagagagcaagtgcagagaaagagggagagacagagagaatctcaagcagactacccactgaaagtggagcctgaggcagagcCCAAttttcaggactctgagatcatgacctgagctgaaatcaagcgtcGGAGGCTCTAGTGACTAAGCCACTACACGCCCCAGAAAAATCTTTTGAAGAAGAAtgctacagaaatacaaagtatgtctgtctctcattaataaataaaatcttaaaaaaaaaaacacaaagtaaagTCTTTTTTCAATGTTAGATCTTTATAGTATAACAAACTGTTAATAAAATTCTCCTTATGAGACTCTTGGCTTAAACCAAGACTATTTcttgtatatatttcttatataatcTGTTTTCAAAATTAGGAATccttaaacataaaaaatgaagtgatttCTACTTTGTTATACCTGAGaacgaaagaaaaaaatctagcagCTTAAACTagattcaaaatattaatatattaaaagaatcaaaGTATTAAAACAATCAGAATCAGATACTGAAGCTGGAAGGGACCTCTTAGCAGTCAACCCCTCAATGATAACCAAGGAGCCAGAATTTTAGGAAGGTCAAATGACTGCATAACATGCTTCCCTTAATTCTTTGCCTGTGCTCTTTACACAACACTTCCACACTTCCttatatcaaaatgaaaactacagatttacattttattgcCTACATACACAATTGGGTACATCATTCATAAGGAACCTGCACTAGCAACTAATAGTTTTTTTCCATCTAGTCTATCCACAGAGAAAAACTTTCAAAGTATTTCAGAGATTTCCAGATATTTCAGAGAAGTAGACTACAAGACTTGCTAATCCCTCACTTCTTCAGATCCATGGTCTCTTACCCGTTTTTAGTCACAGAATCTCATCAAAACCATGGACCCTGTCCtcagaggaatgaataaaacaGGAGCTTCAGAGATGTCAAGGTCTTCAGGCAGAGATCCCTTGCACAGACTATCAAACTTGcctcaacaataacaaaatcgCCACATTTATTTGGACTATATTAATAATCTACCAATCTACGTTTCTCAGGACCATCATTTGACTTTGGGTACTCTTCAACTGACGGCCACCGAGAAGTGGCATATGTTCCGCCACTAGAAAACAACCTCCTGTGGTCGCTTAATGGTTCAAGTGTAAAGATTCACAATGTATTGCTGAGATAAAGAAAAGTTTCTCCCTTGATACTctggaatgttttctttcattaaatgaAAGCAACAACCCATCAggttttccttttctgccttGTATCAAATGCAGCAGCTTCCCTTAGTCCAGATTTTTCTAACATCATTATTTCACATATTGCTCCCCTTCCcacccttctctcttccctctagCACTTGGCTTTTATTCGTTTACTAATGTGTTatgaatttgtgttttaagatttcttttgccttttgcaAACTTTTACTGTGttcaaaatggtaatttttagaataatgattaatgtatagaatttctctcacatttcttactttttaactgttctatactttttaaacttctaaatttaggtattatttacataaaataaaatgctaatatcTTAAATGCTTAACTCCATCAgttatgactattttttttttaaacatttcatctattcatttgagagagagagcacaaatgagcATAAGTGggtgatggagggaggggcagagggagagggagaagcagattccccactgagcagggagtccaacatggggctggatcccagaaccctgggatcatgacatgagctgaagacaaacgcttaaccgactaagccacccaggtgccccagttacgacagttttaaaattactgtctgctttatattctttttggAAGCAAGAAGGctataaatgaacaaaatagttGATTCATTCATGAGTCGATCTGTGACAGGTTGGCAGGGGTAAAATGGAAAAGGGTGGGATTAGAAATAAGAAGACAAGATAAGGCATTATAACAATCATACAGGTAAGAGTGACAGGGTTAGCCCAGAAAGGTAGCAGTGAGAATTAAAAGGGggcaagataaaaataatattgctatCAAGGCTggaaaatactatgaaaatgaagagaaaatgaagactgAGGAGCACACTTTATACATTAATTGTTTATAGTGGGTGTCCactaaggatttatttattcattcaacaaactacTATTTTGAATCAGGCATAAAAAAGTCAGATTTCTTGCCTCAATATCATAGCTGCAGCTATGTAGAAATTTAGTCAAGAACTCAGAATCCTTAACCTTCTAATAGTTAACTAACAGAATATTCTCAAtatgataaaaaatgaattacataACTAAATACTATTATTGTAGTGAATAAAGGATCCACTTTATAGGCTAGCTGGCTATTTACCTGGTGATGACTTGCATAATGAGATTTACTAAATTTCAAATCAGTGGCACATGTTATttcacacacacatcctctcCCCGGAAAACCCCATTCAAGAAAAAAGTTGATTCACAAACTTAACTTTCAGATCGCGTATTAGAGTAATAGTTTGGTCTGAGGCTATCAAATACAAAGCACCTATTAAATATACTCTAATCCCTATACTTATTTAACTCTCTTTGTAAACAGTTACTATGTATTTCTCAAATCTTAACCTAGGAATTTTTTCAAGGTATCTAATTTCACTTTGGTTTCTTCATTAGAAGTCAAATTAAATACCTTGAAAAATCTAGCATTAAATGATCTTCTTTGAAGCAGATGGCCCCTCTACTATTGTTCTTTCCCTCAGCAGAAACCCCTTTCAACAAAAGTAGTTTAATGTTATGATTCATTCATTAGCAAACATGAGAGTATCTACTAAGGGTCAAATGCTGTGTAAGaattagaaatataaacatatactAATTAATATACTACTAATAACAAAAAGCTTAATTCAACAAACCAATAACTCAAACatgaaaaactagaaatgaaCAGTTAAGTGAATGAACAACAACATCAATATGTTGAAGAATAGTCCGACGTAGGATACGCTCTTAACACTTGGTTTGAGACAATGCCATATTCAAAATGAAAGCAGAAGTAAACAAGGTCAGGACATATGactgcttattttattatttaatgatgACTAAACAGACTGATGTAATAGATTACTAAGAAACTATACTAAAAATTTTTTCTCCAATAAGAATACAAGCTTATTAACTACTCCTTATTTCATTACTCCTCACCTGCCTTCTAATACAAACACTTACACATTCTACCTCTTTTCCATACCAGTGCAATACACAAAGAATTCAGCCCTTTAATGTTTAAGTTTACTGATTATAAATAATACTCATTTTTGGTATCATTTGATCATAAATTTCTCagtcaaaacaataaaaaaagaatacaattcagGCATTCATCAATGAACAACAAAAGTTGTTAAACTTAATTCTATAAttaaaaaggtataaaatcaGCATAAAACATATTACTCTTAAGTTAGTTAtgtaagaaggaaaaacaaatcactCTTAAATGCTCTAAACTTTCCTAATTGATACTTCAAAAGACAGAGTTTTGGCCCAAACTGAACCAAACTAGCAACCGTAAACCATAACTGGGTCTAGCCTTTTCTGAAAAATGGTAATTCAGAACAAGAAAAACATGTATGTGTCCAGAAGTTGTGGTATGTTCAATCCTCAAGAAAGTAACACCCATATTCAATTACCCCCATCCTGcacatattttattcttccaagttctttggacttaaaaaaaaaaaatgagtatcccttaaatataaatatattgcgAAATTACTCATAGAAGACAAAATGTGAACCATATATAGTTAATATTATATTAAGATAGGTAAGAGGCAGGCTGGGGGTAATGAACATAAAATTATGAAGTTAAAACTTAGCCAAGTAGTATAACTTTGATTCTCCAAAACGGATTTTAATCAATTTAGGGGGaaagaaacatttgtttaaaaagatgcAATTTAGTTCTGTGTATAAATAAGATTAACAGCACACCAAACGTGAACATTATTGAATTTCTATGGTGAAAGtgagtaatttaaaaattggaagtgCTCTAAAATATTAACTCAATTTTATAGGAAACAGGAAAGAATGTTAGAAAATTGCTTATCAAAAACTGAAGAGATGTAGGATTGGAGCCATTCACAATCGTACCAATTAAATCTTGAGGAGCAATTATGGCAAACAGAAGCCAAAGATGCAAAATTACCACTGGTCAGTCAAGTCTATTTTACGCTTAAAGCTTCTTCTCTTCATAAGTCATtaaacagtttttcttttaaaaaaaaatgctttataaagaTTCCAcaatttccatttataaatgcACTCTCAGCTACATCTCATCTCTTAAAAAGTCATATTCCAAACACAAAAGCaatcaaataagagaaaaacaggcTTAATACTGATTTCTTACTgccaaatagaaagaaataaaagaaaggaagggtggTCAACATCCTAGAAGGCATTTCTGAATAAAAAGAGTTAAAGGGCAGAGGCTCAGCTGAACAGCCAGTGACCATTTGCAAGCCTCCTAGGTATATTCCCAGCAGACACATTATCAGATTAAAGGCACAGTAAACAAACGGGGCTGAAACCTTTCTTTGTCCAAGCCCAGCCTCTTCTTCCTGTGATGTCATACTACAAATCTAGCAAgcctttcttttctacttcagAGAAAGCCCATCTCACAATACATCTGGCAACGGAGGAAAAGGCTTCAAGCCAGCAAGAGCTAACACGCctaggaatttatttcagaaacTTTGAAAGACTCTTCTGCTTACCACCATCTGGAATCCACTGCAggaatatcaaaaagaaaaacttcatttaaaagaagaagTAAGTGAGACCAAGCTGGGAATGTTTAAGTCTCTGAAACTGcactgaaagcaaaaaaaaaaaaaaaaaaaaagatcgctACCTTTGGCTTAAATATTCTGGAGTGTAAAGAGACTTTTTATTCCCAACTCAGAGCCCagcttttctttacatttataatcCAACAGGTTGGCTTCACGGACTATACTTTTCAAAAGTTGTTCGTCGGTTACCTAGACCCTGGATTCACGGATATTCTGGAGATTAGAAGAAAAGATTTGCCTGCCAAAGGACCCAGTGGAAACTCTGCAACAACGAATTTCATGTTTCTTACccagatttcaaagaaaaaggaagcatttCTAAAGCCGCCCAAAGATACAAAGAATCTGCAAATACTCTGGAGGTCATAAAGCGGCACAATCGGATAGGACAGGCGACAGGCGGCAGCTGCCCCAGGACTTCCGCGCCTCCACGATGGTAAGCAGTAACAGCTCCAGCTGCTCCTACGACGACTCCTTTAAGTACACTCTGTACGGGTGCATGTTCAGTATGGTGTTTGTGCTTGGCTTAATATCCAACTGTGTTGCCATATACATTTTCATCTGCACCCTCAAAGTGCGGAACGAAACCACAACGTACATGATTAACTTGGCAATGTCAgacttgctttttgtttttactttaccCTTCAGGATTTTTTACTTTGCAACACAGAATTGGCCATTCGGAGATCCACTTTGTAAAATCTCAGTGATGCTCTTTTATACCAACATGTACGGAAGCATTCTGTTCTTAACCTGTATAAGTGTGGACAGGTTTCTGGCAATTGTCCACCCATTTAAGTCAAAGACTCTGAGaaccaaaagaaatgcaaaactcGTATGCATTGCTGTGTGGCTAACTGTGATAGGAGGAAGTGCGCCCGCAGTTTTTTTTCAGTCCACCCACATTCAGGAGAACAATTCCACAGCAGCCTGCTTTGAAAAATTTCCAGAAGCCACATGGAAAACATATCTCTCAAGGATTGTAATTTTCATTGAAATAGTGGGATTTTTTATTCCTCTAATTTTAAACGTAACTTGTTCTAGTATGGTGCTAAGAACTTTAAATAAACCTGTTACATTAAGtagaagcaaaataaacaaaactaaagttttaaaaatgatttttgtacatttggccatattctgcttctgttttgtgCCTTACAATATcaatcttattttatattctctgatGAGAACACAAACATTTGTTAATTGCTCAGCAGTGGCAGCAGTAAGGACAATGTACCCAATCACTCTTTGCATTGCTGTTTCAAACTGTTGCTTTGACCCTATAATTTACTACTTCACGTCGGACACAATTcagaattcaataaaaatgaaaaactggtcTGCTAAAAGAAGTGACTTCAGATTCTCTGAAGTTCAGAGTACAGAGAACTTCATTCAACATAGTCTGCAGACCTTAAAATGTAAGATATCTGACAATGAATCCACAATATAAGCTGCCTGAAATAAAACCACTGGGACTTCACTGGGAACCTCTAAGTTCCTTCAACTGTGAACAGTTTTTTCTGGGACAACTATTTCTCCACCTCTGAAAGAAACACGTGGACATTTTAAAGTTATAgtataaaaaattgtatttgatgTGTTAAGcattaaaatgtattctattCTTGTAtacataccattttatttttctgagccaTTTTGACTTGTACCCTCCTCTTCATTAAAAAATCCCTAAAAGACTTGTTCAAAGCTTTAAACTGACTATGATTTAAATCATGTTGCGACCATGTgtactgttttttaatttcttagcaATTTTAAACTAAATGATTTATAACAAACactttaagtatttaatatttttattcaacatatatctAATTTCTATTTCAACCTGAATTGAAACTATTAATCACGTTTCTTGAGCTATAATAACATAAATGAGGAaggagaataattttaaataacaagtgttttggagtgttttttgaaaaaacatCTAAAAATGTCTTCTGTAAATAACACAGTAACAGTATTTGGGGATCTCGAGCAGTTACACTTACAGATAATATTTAGGCTTTTGTCTTTGTAAGCAATTCTTAAGAATCATATGCTATATACctatgtatactttaaaattattattttgatacattttcTGCATATAACAGCACTCAACTTCAAAATAATCTATGCCACCaaaattgagaaggaagaaaCTAACAAAATGCTGTTTTGCtaggtacattaaaaaaaaaaatactacttggacaaacattttaaagatatattttgtcACAATAAGTAacttgtatatgtattttaaatcagaaataccACAGATAGTGAAATACAAGACTTGGCGCTTAgaaagtgatcaataaatatattacttcccttctctcttttgaCCATTTAAAGTCAAATATTGAACagcagaaaatattattttccaggaGGCAAAATGTTAATGTCTGTCAAAATAATTTATGAAGTAAAAATATAGTTCCTTATGTAAAAAACAGCAAAACTACAGGGCCAAAAAAGCTCAGTACAACtaccttctcattttcttaaacaCAGAAAAGGTATTGATTTAAGCTATAATTTAGTAGAAATTAAGTACCAACTACactaaaacttttcattttccagcatatatatatactttcaaattCAAGCAGTTCTCCAAAGTTAActaaaaaagaatgctttttatttgagaaaaatgacATAGGATTAAATTTAGCATTCAATATATTTGATTATTACAATCTAATTTTTCAAGTCCTGAGCACAACTTTTGGCAAATACTCTTAtgatttaaatttgatttttgctGTTCTCTGGGTCTGGGCTATAATGATTTCAGACAAATCATAGTCATTTACTACATAAGCAATccatttccaataaaaataacTAGGGGGTTTTCTTTAAGTAGCTATGGTATCCTTTAGataaaccaaaagcaaaataaatatccttAATGTCTTCAACTTCAACTGGCCCCTTCAGTACACCTTTATTTGATACTActctttagaaaataaacataccTAGCAGTCTTGAAAAGCAACTAACAATGCTGTGGAAAAAAAGGGGCTGGGAGTTTATAACAGATTTCTCAGAACTTTCCTTGGCTTAAAGATCTGTGAGCAAGATCTTAAAGCATGgctattactttaaaatacaagCAAAACAGTCATTAGATATTTGTTATtactggagacatttttgttgcCCTCTCGTCAACAGAAAGATGAATCAAAAGTTTTGTAAGATTTTTCACAATGTGATACCTAACATAACAAATACTACTTTTCTAGAGCTTCTAATCCTGGGTAAAGCATAACTACATGGACAGAAAGTGTACTaaagttattttcctttgttaGCATTGTACGTACGTTATAGTAAATTACATActttagagttttc contains:
- the LPAR6 gene encoding lysophosphatidic acid receptor 6, with the translated sequence MVSSNSSSCSYDDSFKYTLYGCMFSMVFVLGLISNCVAIYIFICTLKVRNETTTYMINLAMSDLLFVFTLPFRIFYFATQNWPFGDPLCKISVMLFYTNMYGSILFLTCISVDRFLAIVHPFKSKTLRTKRNAKLVCIAVWLTVIGGSAPAVFFQSTHIQENNSTAACFEKFPEATWKTYLSRIVIFIEIVGFFIPLILNVTCSSMVLRTLNKPVTLSRSKINKTKVLKMIFVHLAIFCFCFVPYNINLILYSLMRTQTFVNCSAVAAVRTMYPITLCIAVSNCCFDPIIYYFTSDTIQNSIKMKNWSAKRSDFRFSEVQSTENFIQHSLQTLKCKISDNESTI